The Nocardia sp. BMG51109 nucleotide sequence AACAGATCCGCGGCCCGGTCTCCGGATCCCTCGCGGGTGCGCTGGAGGTCACCGAACACATTGGGCCCCAGGCGAAACCGCTGGCCGAAGTGGCAGAGGGCGCATTCATGCACGGACTGCACAACGCGTGCCTCCTGCTCGGCTCCGCGGTGCTGGTGCTCGCGGTCGTGCTGGGCCTGTGGGCACCGGGCCGCCGGGTGAACGGCCCGGTGGAGGCGGCCCCGGCCGATGACGCCCACGAACCGGACCGGACAGCGCTCGGAACCGGTTCGCGGACAGCGCCGTAGGACCGCCCGGCTCGGCATGGCGGGCCTCCGGCCGGATCGCCGCCGTCGGTCGAACGCGTGCTCACTGTCGAGACCGGCCCGGCCGCCTGCGCCGGGACCTGCGGCGCGGCGACAGACGGAACCAGTGTGCGTCGGCGTGCCGACCCTGCTGCCCGGCTTCGGGTGCCCAGCCGGGGTGTCGCGGAATTCGTCTCGGCCTCCGGGACGCCGAGCAGGTCGGCCCCTCGTGCGGGTGTGCGCGGGCGGGTCCATGGTCACCGTGTGCTCGAACGCCTCGGTACTGTGACTTCGCATGACCGACACCGAGATCACCGCAGAGCTGGTCCGCGACCTGCTGCGGGAGCAACATCCGGACCTTGCCGGGCTGGCGATCCGCGAGGTGGCGGGTGGCTGGGGCAACCAGATGTGGCGTCTCGGGGACGAGTTGGTCGTGCGCATGCAGCGCATGGACCTGACCCCGGAACTCCAGTTCAAGGAGCGGCGGTGGCTGCCCGTGCTGGCTCCGCGCCTGCCGCTGCCGGTGCCGACCCCGGTGCGGTGCGGTGAACCGTCCGAACTCTTCCCCAAGCACTGGACCGTGATGACGTGGGTTCCCGGCGAGCCGCTGGACCACGGTTCGATCAGCCGAGGCGCGCACGCGGCCGATACGCTGGCGGGCTTCCTCCGGGCGCTCCATGTGGAGGCGCCCGCCGAGGCGCCGAGCGCCACGGACCGCGGCGCCCATCCGAGCGACTGCACGGACGGCTTCGAGGACTTCTTCCGGGCCGTTGCCCTCGACGACATCGCCACCGACGTCCGGTCCGTCTGGGACGACGCCGTCGCGGCCGGCGCGTGGGAGGGCCCGCCGGTGTGGGTGCACGGCGACCTGCATCCGGCGAACGTCGTCGTCTCGGACGGAACGCTCTCGGGCATCGTCGATTTCGGTGACATGTTCGCCGGCGATCCGGCGTGGGACCTCGCCGCCGCATGGGTGCTGCTCCCCGCGGGCACGGCCGCAGGGTTCTTCGACAGCTACGCGCACGCGGACGAGTCGGCGATCCGGCGCGCTCGCGGGCTGGCCGCCCTGAAGAGTCTGTTCCTGATTCTCATGGGGCAGAACGGAGATCGGGGCCTTCCCGGCGGCAAGCCGCACTGGGGGCCTGCGGGCCGGGCGGCACTCGATCGTGTTCTGCGGGGTCTTTGACGCGGGTCGCCGCCGGCCGGCCCACCGTCGATGGGCACACGCCCGGCATCCAGCAGTCGATACGGCTCGATGTGCTCACCGGCACTGGGCGAGTACGCCTTGCTGCCGGTCTCGGACGCGGTAGTGGCTCCGAGACGACGCGGTGGAAACGTTATTCTCTCAAATGGGTAATGGGTATCTACACTGGGTGGGGTGTCGTCGTCAGTTGCCGAATCGTGCCCGACCGTTCCCGCGTTGCTGCGGCGCTGCGTCGCCGAGTTCGGGGGCGAGCGCTATGTGGTGACCCCGGATGGTGAGCTGACCTACGCGGCCGCCGAACGGCGTTCCGCCGAGATCGCGCGGCGGTTGCTGTATGCGCGGGTGGGGAAGGGGAGCCGGGTCGGGCTGTTCTTCACCAGTGGCAGCGAGTGGGTCGTCTGGTGGCTGGCCCTCTGCCGTATCGGCGCGGTGGCCGTTCCGCTGAGCACGATGTATGCGCCGGGGGAGATCCGGAAGGTGTTGCGGCTGGCCGATATCGAGCTGTTGGTCGCGGCGGATGCGGTGCTCGGGACCGAGACCGGCGCGATTCTCGAGGCCGCGCTTCCCGATCTCGCTCGGGCGTCGGCCGGGGGCTTGCAGCTGCCGGAGGCGCCGTATCTGCGTGAGATCGTCCTGACCGGAGAGGCCGCGCGCGGGTGGGCGAGCCGGTGGAGCAGTGACCTGACCGCCGTGTCGCCGGAGGTGCTGGCGTCTGTCGAAGACGAGGTGTCGCCGGCCGATCCGGCGATCATGATCCACACCTCGGGGTCGACGGCCGACCCGAAAGGCGTCGTGCACACGCACGGCACGCTCGTCCGGCAGACGAGCACCTGGCCCGCCGCCATCCGCCACGCCACGGGAGTCGACGGAATACCGCGGGTACTGTGCGCGATGCCGCTGTTCTGGGTCGGCGGCATGCTCGCCGTGACGGGTGCGCTGCACGAACCGGCCACGCTGTTGCTGTTGCCGCGCCTGGATCCAGGCCCCGGGCTGGACCTGATGGAACGGGAGAAAGCCACCGGCGTGATCGGATGGCCGGCCTTCACCCAACGCCTCCGCGAGCACCCGACCTTCGCCGATCGGGACCTGTCGAGCGCACCCCTGCTGCGGGACGGACCACTGGATCTCGCGATGGTCGGCGTGCCCGGGCAGTACCCGGTGCACCGCAGCCTGACCGAAACCGCGGGCAGCTTCGCGCACACCGACATCCGGATCGCCGCCCCGGACGGCAGCGATGTTCCGGACGAGACCGTCGGCGAACTGCTCATCCGCGGAATCGGCGTGATGGCCGGATACAACAAGCGCGAACGCTCGACGGTCTTCGACGCCGACGGCTGGTTCCACACCGGCGACCTCGTCTACCGGATCCCCCGCGACCCCCGCCTGTTCTATGTAGGCCGCACCAGCGAGCTGATCAAGCCGGCGGGCGCGAACGTGTCCCCGCGCGAGGTCGAAGCGGTGATCGAATCCTTCGACGAGGTCCTGCAATGCGTGGTGGTCGGCCTCGACCACCCGACCCGCGGCGAGGAGGTCTGCGCCGTGGTGATCCCCGCCGGCTCGGACCTCGACCTCGAATCCCTCACCGCCCGAACCCGTTCCGAACTCTCGGCCTACAAGGTCCCCACCCGCTGGGTGGTCACCACCAGCGCCCGCCTCCCGATCCTCCCCTCCGGCAAACTGGACCGCCGCCACCTGCGAACCCTCATCGCCGACGGCACCCTGAAGTAGGGACGGCCGACAAGAGCAAACCCTCGTACTGCTGCGCGAATCTGGGAGGCAGCTCAACCTGCCAGACGTTGCGTCGCCAGCTTGCGCAGGTCGCTGGATTTGATCTTGGCGCTGCCGGTGAGGGCGATGTCCTCCTCGCCGAAGAACAGGACCTGGCGGGGGACCTTGTAGCTGGCGAGGCGTTCGCGCAGGAAGGCGCGAATCTCCTCGGCGTCCAAAGTCTTTCCGGCATGCGGGACGACGCAGGCGACCACGACCTCGCCCAGGGTGTCGTGGGGTACGCCGACCGTGCGGGCCACCTTGACGCCCGGATACCGGATCAGTTCCTCGTCCACCTCGCGTGGGGACACATTGGCGCCACCGGTCTTGATGATGTCGGTGAGGCGGCCCTCCCAGAACAGGCGGTCGTCGGCGTCGAGGTAGCCGCCGTCGCCGGTGTGGAAGTAGCCGTCCGGGTCCAGGGTCTCGTCCAGGGGCGTGCCGACGTAGCCGAGCATGAGAGTCGGTCCCTTGACGCAGATTTCGCCGCGTTCGCCGCGGGCGAGCAGGTCGCCGGTGAGCGGGTCGACGATCTCGACCGTATTGCCCGGCAGCGGCAGACCGCTGCTTCCGGCGATCACGTCTTCCGGGGTGTTGGCCTTGTAACACGTTGTGATGGTGAAGGTTTCGGTGTTGCCGTAGGCGTGGCCCGGTTCGGTGTAGGCGATCGAGGTGCGCGGGTGGCGCGCGGCGGGCGTCGACACGTCCACGAACCGCAGGCTGCTCAGATCCGTTGCCGCCCAGTTGGATGCGCCCTCCAGCTGGGCCCACTGGTGCGGCCAGGCGACGGGAAAGTTCACCCGCTCGGCCTCCATCAGGCGCAGCGCCTCGGCGGCGTCGAAGGTGGACTGCAATACCAGCGAGCCGCCGGCGGCCAGCGTCGCGCCCAGTGCCATGCCGAAATTCCCGGACCAGAAGAAGCCGTTGGCGGTCCAGCAGCGCACGTCGTCGTCCGGGCCGAAGTCGTACATGCGGCGGAACCGCCACATCTGGATGGCGACGCCCCGATGGGCGCTGCGGATCCCCTTGGGCTTGCTGGTGGAGCCGGAGGAGAAGAAGATGACCGCGGTGTCGCTGGGGCGCACCGAGGCGGCGGCCGCATCGATCAGCTCCTGCGGTTCGCCGTCGCCGCGGGCCAGGAAATCCGCCCAGCTCTCGATGGCACCGGCCGCGGGCGCACCGACCACCGAAAGATGCCGCAGGAAGGGATATTTCGCGGATCGCACGGCTCCGGGCTCCGACTCGCCGATCAGCGGCTCCAGTTCGGTGAGCACGGCCGCGAAATCCTTACCGGCAACGGCACGTTCGAACAGCAGCACCGACACCCCGGAGATGTCGAGCAGATGATCCAGCTCCGCGGGAGTCGAGAAGGTGCTCAGCGTGACCGCGACCCCGCCGGCCAGCGCGGCGCCGAAGACGCCCGCGAGCCACTCGGGCCGGTTCGTCATCAGCACGCCCACCCGGCTGTCCTTGCCGACACCGCAGGCGCGCAGCGCACGGGCCACGGCGTTGGCCCGCTCCCACAACTCGGTGTAGGTCCAGCGGGTGTCGCCGAAGACGAGCGCCTCGCGGCCGCCGTAACGCTCGGTCACCTCGCGCAGGAAACCGGGCAGGGTGAGCGGCCCGAGCGCCGGTTCCTCGGCGAGCGGCGGGCCGGACGCGATCGCCCGCGCGATTCCGGTATCGGTGGTGTCGTTGGCCCCGCTGGTCACGGTCCGCTCCGTCCCTGTCCGCCGCGTCAGTACGGCAACTCGACTTCGGCGGTGCAGCTCACCAGCACACCGCCGTCCTGATTGGTGAGCCGCAGCTTCACCTGCACCAGCGGCACACCCCACGCCGAATCCGCGTCCTTGCCGACGATCTCGGCGTCGAAATAGGTCACGTCGCCCTCGAACGCGGGACCGCGGAAGTCGGCCTTGGTGTGGCGCACCATGCCGTCGAGGCCCGCCCAGTAGGCGAGATAGTCGGTGCACCAGGCGCCCATCGTGGCGCCGTACCCGTAGGCGCGCGCCATGCCGACCTCGCCGGCCTTGTCGGCGTCGATGTGCCCGCGCGAGGGGCCGACGTAGAGGCCGTCGCGCTTGCGCGGATCGATCCGGGCGCCCTCCTCGTCGAACCCGAAACCCTCTGTCCAGCCCGGATCCTGGTAGATCCACGGATCCTCGATGCCCGCGGGCGCGGTCCAGTGGAAGGTGCCCCAGATGTTGAACAGGAAGGCGCGGTACTCGGTGGTGAAGCTCGCGAGGGTGTGCGGCCCGATCACCCGGCGCGGCAGCTTGTCGCCGACCTTGACCTCGTCGAAATGCGGTGAGACACCGGCACGATTGGACAGCAGCCACTCGTGCCGCAGCTGGTCCACCGCGGCCAGTTCCTCCGCGGTCCAGCTCTTCACCGCGCCCAGCTGGTTCTCGTACATGCCGCGCTTGGTGGCCTCGGCGGCCAGATAGCGGATGGCCGTGGAGCGTTCGCGGGCCACCAGCGCGCCGTGCTGATTGCGGTGGGTGGTGTCGCCGCGCGAAAACATCGTCGGCCCGGCGAACTTCGTGTCCGTGACCTTGTAGTCGTGGAACCGCCGCTCCTGGAACAGCTGGTCGCCGGGGCGGACCGGGCAGCCGTAGAACCACCATTCCTCACCGCCGAAGATCAGGTGGCTCTCCGGGATGTGGCCCACGCAGGCAGGCTGGGCACCGTGCCCGTAATCCAGTGCGACGGCAATGGATTGGGGTGCGACGAGCCCGCCGTAGCGCGATTCGCGGGCGAACTCCTGATCCCAGTGCAGCGGGTTGGGATAGTCCATCGCCATCACCCAGCGGCGGATGTCCGAGGTGCTGCACGGATCCCACAGCTGGCCGCCGCCGACCGGTTTGCCGACCCGGTGGTCGACATCGCTCAGGTCGAGTTCGACGGTGGATTCGGTCTTGTCGGTCATGAATACTCCTGATCACCGATTCACGTCGACGACGTAGCGCCCGCGGACGGTGCCGTCGATGAGCTTGTCCGCCGTCGGGATCGCCTCCGCCAGAGTGACTTCCCGGGCGATCGAGTCCAGCGCGGCCGGGTCGAGATCGCGGGCGAGCCGGCCCCAGGCGTCCAGGCGGCGCTGCTTGTCGGCCTTCACGCTGTCGACGCCCAGCAGCGTGACGCCGCGCAGGATGAAGGGTGCGACGGTACCGGGGAAGTCCATGCCCTGGGCGAGCCCGCAGGCCGCCACCGCACCGTTGTACCGGGTCTGCGCGCAGACGTTGGCGAGGGTGTGGCTGCCGACGGTGTCGATCGCGCCGGCCCAGCGCTCCTTCTGCAAGGGCTTGCCGCGCTCACCGAGTTCCGCGCGGTCCACCACGGTGCCCGCGCCGAGCTGCTGGAGATAGGCCGTCTCCGAGGACTTTCCGGTGGCGGCGGCGACCGTGAACCCGGCCTTGGTGAGCAGCGCGATGGCAATGCTGCCGACGCCGCCGGTCGCACCCGTCACCAGGATCTCGCCCTGATCGGGCCGGATGCCGTGGCGCAGCAGGGCATCGACGCACAGGCTCGCGGTGTAACCGGCGGTGCCGATCGACATCGCCTGGCGGGCGGTGAACTCCGGGGGGAGCGGTACGAGCCAGTCGCCGTTCAGCCGGGCGCGCTGGGCCAGACCGCCCCAGTGTCCCTCGCCGACGCCCCAGCCGTTGAGGACCACCTGATCGCCCGTGGACCAGTCCGGGTGGGTGCTGTCGGTGACGACCCCGGCGAGGTCGATGCCGGGCACCATCGGGAACGACCGGGCGATCGGCGAGCTCCCCGTGATGGCCAGGGCGTCTTTGTAGTTGAGGGTGGAGTAGGCGACGTCGACGGTGACGTCGCCCTCGGGGAGGTTCGCCTCGTCCACGTTCGTCAGCGTGACCTGCTGGCCCGCCTCGTTCTTGTCGATGAGCAATGCCGCAAACATTCGCCGGCGAGTCCTTTCTTCGCCCGTGGACGACGACGCTGTGCACGCTGTGCACTACATGTGTCGATCATGAGAATATAATTCTCCACTGTGGCGAATGGTATTTCCATTGGTGTGGGGTGTCAACCGGCGGTCGCCGGAAGTGCTGGTCAGCGCGCGGTCCAGCCACCGTCGACGACGATGGTCTGACCGGTCACGTAGCGGGCCGCGTCTCCGGCGAGCCAGACGATCGCGCCGGCGATGTCCTCGGCCTTCGCCTCGGTGGGGAGCGGAGTGTTGCGGCGCAGATATCTGGCACCGCGTTCGTCGTCGTAGAGGCTGTCGGTGATCTCGCTGCGAAAGAAGCCGGGCGCCACCGTGTTCACCCGGATCGAGTGCCGCGCCCACTGCACGGCCAGTTCGGTCGTCAGGCCGGAGATGCCGGATTTGCTTGCCGCATAGGAAGCCTGGGGAATGCCGGGGATGCCGACCCGGCCGCTGATCGAGGAG carries:
- a CDS encoding MDR family oxidoreductase, with product MFAALLIDKNEAGQQVTLTNVDEANLPEGDVTVDVAYSTLNYKDALAITGSSPIARSFPMVPGIDLAGVVTDSTHPDWSTGDQVVLNGWGVGEGHWGGLAQRARLNGDWLVPLPPEFTARQAMSIGTAGYTASLCVDALLRHGIRPDQGEILVTGATGGVGSIAIALLTKAGFTVAAATGKSSETAYLQQLGAGTVVDRAELGERGKPLQKERWAGAIDTVGSHTLANVCAQTRYNGAVAACGLAQGMDFPGTVAPFILRGVTLLGVDSVKADKQRRLDAWGRLARDLDPAALDSIAREVTLAEAIPTADKLIDGTVRGRYVVDVNR
- a CDS encoding class I adenylate-forming enzyme family protein codes for the protein MSSSVAESCPTVPALLRRCVAEFGGERYVVTPDGELTYAAAERRSAEIARRLLYARVGKGSRVGLFFTSGSEWVVWWLALCRIGAVAVPLSTMYAPGEIRKVLRLADIELLVAADAVLGTETGAILEAALPDLARASAGGLQLPEAPYLREIVLTGEAARGWASRWSSDLTAVSPEVLASVEDEVSPADPAIMIHTSGSTADPKGVVHTHGTLVRQTSTWPAAIRHATGVDGIPRVLCAMPLFWVGGMLAVTGALHEPATLLLLPRLDPGPGLDLMEREKATGVIGWPAFTQRLREHPTFADRDLSSAPLLRDGPLDLAMVGVPGQYPVHRSLTETAGSFAHTDIRIAAPDGSDVPDETVGELLIRGIGVMAGYNKRERSTVFDADGWFHTGDLVYRIPRDPRLFYVGRTSELIKPAGANVSPREVEAVIESFDEVLQCVVVGLDHPTRGEEVCAVVIPAGSDLDLESLTARTRSELSAYKVPTRWVVTTSARLPILPSGKLDRRHLRTLIADGTLK
- a CDS encoding MaoC family dehydratase N-terminal domain-containing protein; this translates as MTDKTESTVELDLSDVDHRVGKPVGGGQLWDPCSTSDIRRWVMAMDYPNPLHWDQEFARESRYGGLVAPQSIAVALDYGHGAQPACVGHIPESHLIFGGEEWWFYGCPVRPGDQLFQERRFHDYKVTDTKFAGPTMFSRGDTTHRNQHGALVARERSTAIRYLAAEATKRGMYENQLGAVKSWTAEELAAVDQLRHEWLLSNRAGVSPHFDEVKVGDKLPRRVIGPHTLASFTTEYRAFLFNIWGTFHWTAPAGIEDPWIYQDPGWTEGFGFDEEGARIDPRKRDGLYVGPSRGHIDADKAGEVGMARAYGYGATMGAWCTDYLAYWAGLDGMVRHTKADFRGPAFEGDVTYFDAEIVGKDADSAWGVPLVQVKLRLTNQDGGVLVSCTAEVELPY
- a CDS encoding class I adenylate-forming enzyme family protein, with product MTSGANDTTDTGIARAIASGPPLAEEPALGPLTLPGFLREVTERYGGREALVFGDTRWTYTELWERANAVARALRACGVGKDSRVGVLMTNRPEWLAGVFGAALAGGVAVTLSTFSTPAELDHLLDISGVSVLLFERAVAGKDFAAVLTELEPLIGESEPGAVRSAKYPFLRHLSVVGAPAAGAIESWADFLARGDGEPQELIDAAAASVRPSDTAVIFFSSGSTSKPKGIRSAHRGVAIQMWRFRRMYDFGPDDDVRCWTANGFFWSGNFGMALGATLAAGGSLVLQSTFDAAEALRLMEAERVNFPVAWPHQWAQLEGASNWAATDLSSLRFVDVSTPAARHPRTSIAYTEPGHAYGNTETFTITTCYKANTPEDVIAGSSGLPLPGNTVEIVDPLTGDLLARGERGEICVKGPTLMLGYVGTPLDETLDPDGYFHTGDGGYLDADDRLFWEGRLTDIIKTGGANVSPREVDEELIRYPGVKVARTVGVPHDTLGEVVVACVVPHAGKTLDAEEIRAFLRERLASYKVPRQVLFFGEEDIALTGSAKIKSSDLRKLATQRLAG
- a CDS encoding aminoglycoside phosphotransferase family protein, giving the protein MTDTEITAELVRDLLREQHPDLAGLAIREVAGGWGNQMWRLGDELVVRMQRMDLTPELQFKERRWLPVLAPRLPLPVPTPVRCGEPSELFPKHWTVMTWVPGEPLDHGSISRGAHAADTLAGFLRALHVEAPAEAPSATDRGAHPSDCTDGFEDFFRAVALDDIATDVRSVWDDAVAAGAWEGPPVWVHGDLHPANVVVSDGTLSGIVDFGDMFAGDPAWDLAAAWVLLPAGTAAGFFDSYAHADESAIRRARGLAALKSLFLILMGQNGDRGLPGGKPHWGPAGRAALDRVLRGL